The Campylobacter hyointestinalis subsp. hyointestinalis nucleotide sequence ACTTACTATTACGTTTGCATTTTTTAGGCTTAGTGCGTATTCCATAGCTTCATCGCCGCTTGCTTGTACGCTGGATAATATCTCTCCTTGTAGAGCTACTTTTAGCATACCTTTTGAGCTTCTTTTATATCCTCTTAAGATTATAAAAGTTTTAAAATCGTTAGAAAATTCGTTAAATATAGCTTTTACAAGCGGAGTTTTGCCAGATCCACCAAGCACTAAATTCCCGACGCTTATAACTGGCACTTTGAATTTTTCCGGTTTTGATAGTTTTGGTTTTATGTATACTATTAAAGTATAAATTAGTGTAAAAGGACTTAAAAGCATAGAGATAAGCATCTCTTTATATCTAGGTCTATAAAAATACTTATCTATCCAAAAGTCAAATGTGCTTTTAAACACGGGTCTTTGCCACTGATTTTATAGTGTCACAGATATATTTTATCTCACTCTCTTCTAGGGCTGCATATATTGGTAAAGATAAAACTTGTTGATATACTTTTAAAGCGACAGGGAAGTCATTTACTCTAAGATTGTATTTGTTTTTATAATAGCTAAGCAAGTGAAGAGGTATATAATGCAATCCGATGTTTATACCAGCGTCTCTAAGCTCTCTAGCAAATCCATCTCTATTCTTATCTATTTTGATAATATACTGCGTAAATACACTATCTCTTTTTAATATCGGAGTAGTGACGTGAGGGCAACCTTCTAACTCTTTTGTATATATAGCGGCTATCTCTTTTCTTTTTTTGATGAGCGTTTCTAGCTTCTCGAACTGCGCCATACTAAATGCAGCGCAAATAGAATTTAGATCATATTTTTGTCCTACGTCTATGACGTCATAAACATATCCTAAATTTCCGTCTTTATCAAAGCTGTCATTTACTATAGCGTGACTTCTTATAAGTTTGGCACGCTTTGCCATTTCATCGTTATTTGTAAGGATTATACCTGTTGATGCGAGTGCATTTTGAATTTGTGGATTTACTTGGAAGCAGGACATATATGATCCGTTCATAGTTCCAAGGAGTTTTGAGTTGTATGTAGCGCCCATAGCGCGACTTGCGTCGTCTATGATTTTTATATTATGTTCTTTTGCAAGAGCGTAAATAGCGTCCATATCAGCAGGCTGTCCAGCAACGTGAGTGATAAATGCGGCTTTTAGCTTCTTATGTTTTTGCTCTATTAAAACTTTTTTTAACTGTTCTGGATTGATATTGAAATCATCTTCATTTATATCTACAAATATAGGTTCAGCGTCAAAGTGGCGAATCACTTGTGCTATACTAGGAAAAGCATTTACCGAACAGATGATTTTGTCGCCACGTTTAAGATCCATAGCACAAAGCGCTAGATGATTTGCAGCAGTGCCGTTGTTTGTGGTAATAGCATGTTTTACGCCGAAATATGATTTTATTTTATTTTCTAAATTTGTAACCATATAGTTTGCATTTTTATCTATGCTTTCTTTTACTAACTCGTATTCGCGTTCGTCGGTGTATGGTCTAAAAAACGGTATTTCTTTCATATTTGATCCCTGCTACTGTATATTTGCTATCAAAGGCAAATTTAGTTTAAATTTATTTTTTTCTATTCTATCATAAACGGTATTTACTAAATTTTTATCAAAGCTTTCTTCTAGCTCTTTTTTTGTTTTACCGCGTTCAATCTCTTTTAAAATAATATCTAATTGTTCGTACGTATATCCTATCTCGTCTTCGTCTTTTTGCCCTTCCCAAAGATCGGCGCTTGGGGCTTTATCTATGATATTTTTATCTATGCCTAGGTATTTTGCAAATAAAAATAGATCGCTTTTATATATCTCTCCGATAGGATTTAACGCACAAGCTGTATCCCCGTAAATAGTACCATATCCAAGCATTCTTTCGCTTTTGTTGCTGGTACCAACTACTAGAGTTCTAAATTTTGCCGAATGATCGTATAATATACTCATCCTAACTCTTGCGGCTAGATTGCCGATCCTGAGCTTATCTGCGTCTTTGATCGCACTCAAAAAAGATTGGATAATAGGCTCGATATCTATGATTTCGTATTTTATACCCAAAGTTTTGCATAAATTTAGGGCATCGTTTATATTTACTTTGTTTGAATTTTTTGTAGGCAATAAAATGGCATAAGTAGGCGCTATTTTTGAGCATAAAGTAGCTACTATAGCAGAGTCTAATCCGCCGCTAACTCCTATAGTAAAGCCCTTTGCATACGAAGTTTCTAAGTAGTTCGTTAGAAAATTTAGAAGTTTATTTTCTAAAGATTTTAAATCTATCATTAAATTTACCTATGAAAAAAATATTATATTCAAAAAAACTACTATATTATATCTAAAAAATGATAAAATATAACTTTTAATGTAGCATTAAGGATCAAATATGCAAATACATTCAAGAGCGTTTGGCGATTTCGCTACAAATTGCTATATAGTCGAAAATAACGGCAAAGAAGTTATCATAGATCCAGGCGTTGGAGCTTATGAATACGTAGTAAAAATTTGTAAAAACCCAGTTGCGATCTTAAATACGCACTGTCATTTTGATCATATACATGATGACTTGGTATTAAAAAATAAATTCAATATCCCTATCTACGTTCCAAAAGATGACGCATTCTTGTGTAAGACAGATCCATTTGGTGTAGTAAAAGATAAATTTACTCCAGATTTCTTGGTTGATCACGATGAAACGATAAATTTAGCAGATCTAGAGTTTAAATTTCTTCATTTTCCAGGGCATACTCCTGGGTGTTCGATGATAGAAGTTGATGACGTTATGTTTAGTGGGGATTTTATATTTAAAGGGAGTATTGGAAGATGCGATTTTCCTTTTTCAAATCCCGAAGATATGAAAAAAAGTCTTATAAAAGCCCTAAAATTAAAAAATTATACGATTTATCCAGGACATGGTTTTGCTACTAGTTTAGATGAAGAGAGGCAGAATTTATCTAAATTTCTTAATCATTTTTAGACTCTCTTTTAGTGGCTTGCGTTTCAAGGGCTTGTTTTTGTAGTTTTAGGATGTGATCTTCTAAAACTACTATCTGAAAATTTCCTTCAAAGATCTTTATCTCTTTGATCTTTCCGATGACTTTTACCTCTCTCTTTTTTGATTCTTCAAAAAACGCATTTGCTTCAAGCTCTATCGTGTCTCCTATTTTTGCAGGGGCAAAAAAGCTAACTTTTGATCCTATCGTTACAAGATATGGTAAATTTACGGCGGCTTGAGCGGCGTAATCAGCAGCTAAAAATATAAAACTGCTATGAGCCAACCCGTCATCGTCATATCGCATATCTCCGCTAAGTTTTATTGATGTTTTTGCGTAGTTTTTCTTTAGATCTACGATACGACCGCAAAATGCATTGTTTATATTTTGATAAATTTTAAGTGACGCGTCAAATGGATTTGTAGCGTCAAGCATTACATTTTCATCAGGTTTGTTGTTCTCGTAAATATTTTCGTTTTCAGCCATATTTTACCTTTTAAGTTAGTCTTACATAAACTCGTTTTGGTGCTGGATAGCCTTCTATAGTGAGGCTAGGGTCGTTTGGATCTAAAAAATTATTTAAACTTTCGCCTTCTATCCACATAGTTTTTCTTTGTTCGTTTAGATCAGTATCTTTTATCGCCAAAATTTCAAAATTATTAAATTTAGCTCTCTCACACCAGTTTTGTAAAGCCTTGATACTAGGAACAAAATAGATATTTGTTATCTTAGAATACCTGTTTTTAGGGCTTAGGACAAACTCGTCGTCTCGCTCGATAAACATAGTATCTAAAAAAACTTCGCCACCCAAATTCAGACTAGTCCTTAGCTCTTTTAGCATTTTTATCGGATCGCTTCTATGATAGATCACGCCTAGGCAAAAAATAGTATCGAATTTAGTCTTATAGCTGGGCAGATCTTGCACACCTAAAAGTTCATAGTTTATATTTGATTTTACAAAATGATTTATAAAACTAAATTGTAAAAAGCAAAGCACACTAGGATCAAATCCTGTTATGCTTTTAGGATAAAAATCAAGCATTCTAAACATATAATATCCGTTATTGCAACCGACGTCGGCGACTATTTTGTCTTTTAAATTTAGATATGGTTTTAGAAGGTTGAATTTGATAAAACTCTGCCATTCGCTATCTATAAATAGATCATTTATCTGAAACGGACCTTTGCGCCACGGTTTTAGATCTAACGCTAAGTTTAGAATTTCGCTAGAGAAATCATCTAAGTTTATCTCTATTTTATCACTAAATTTTACTTGTGAATTTGTTTTTTGGAGTGCGTTTATACGAGCAAAAAGCTGTGCGTTGCGTTCATTTATCAAATTCATTTTGACCAATCTATAAGGTTTTTATCACAATCTTTATGGTAAATTCCAGCCCCGTCATAGTACTCTTTGCAGTCGTTGTAATATTTATTTGAAATTCCTCGCTCATTCACCCAAAGACAACCTTGTAACAATAAAACTAAAATAATAAAGCTAACTATTTTTTTCATAGTGTTAATCTTACCATTAAAATGCTATAATTTTTGTTAAAAAATGTAAAAGCAAAGGATATGGGATTGAAAGTCATAGAATATTTTAAGGAAATTTGTAAAATTCCTCATTGTAGCTACGAAACTGATGAGCTTAGGGTCTATCTCGCTGATTTTGCAAGTAAAAATGGCTTCAAAGTAGATATTGATAAATTTGGTAATATCCACGCCATAAAAGGTCATCCTAAGGTTTGCTTGCAAGCTCACTATGATATGGTTTGCGTCGGACTCGCTCCAAAAATAGAGCTTATAAACGAGGGTGGATTTTTGAGTGCTAAAAACTCAAGTTTGGGTAGCGATAATGGTATAGGAGTAGCTATCATTATGGATGCTATGAGCGAATTTTGCGATTTAGAAGTTTTGATCACAAATAATGAAGAAGTAGGGCTGCTTGGAGCAAACGGTTTTAGCGGTAGTCTTGTCAGCAAATTTATGCTGAATTTAGATAGCGAAGATGAAAATGGCGTCTTTATAGGATGTGCTAGTGGCGTTAGTATCTTTGCAAGTTTAAATTTAAAAAGAACGTCTTGTGAAAAAAATCTGTATGAAATAAGCGTAAGTGGACTTCCTGGTGGACATAGCGGTATAGAGATTATCAAAAATATACCAAATGCGATTAAAGTTTTAAATGAGTTTTTGTTAAAAAATGGCTGCGAATTAGTAAGCTTTGATGGAGGCGAGAGAAACAACTCGATCCCAGTCAGCGCTAGAGCTATCGTTGTGAGCGACCATGCTTTGATGAGCGATGAGATTTGCAAGGTTAAAGACCTTGGAAAACAAAAAGTTAAAGTTATGCAAAGCAGCGAAGTACTAGACTTTATAAATGCATTTTCACAAGGTATCAGAAGCTATGACGAAGAGCTAAAAATCGTAAATGAGAGCATAAATTTATCTATCATAAAAACAGGCGAAGATATTTTAGAAATAGAGTTTTTTGCTAGAGCGATGAGCGATGATGGGCTAGAGCGTATAAAATCACAAATGCAAAGCTTGGCTAATCTGGCTAAATTTAAGCTTAGATACGCCGAACAAACAAGCGCTTGGAAGCCTAAAATCACGGATTTTGCAAAAGTAGTTTTACAAAGTATGCAAAAATTTAATAAAAATGCTAAATTTGAAGCCGTCCATGCTGGACTTGAATGCGGCGTTTTGCTAAATAAAAGTGGAAATAAGATCGATGCTTGCTCTATAGGTCCAAATATATTTTCGCCTCATAGCATAAATGAAAAGTGTGAGATAAGATCAGTAAATTTAATAAGTAAAGTGGTGAGAGAGATTTTAAAATCAGTATGATCCGGGAAAATCCCGGATTTGTGTATCAATACAAGCCAAATTTGCCGTCGCTTCTTTTATATAAAACTCGCATTTTTGCATCTATATCGTTAAATACGTAAAACTGCATATCTGAGTTTTTTAGTTTTTCTATAGCTTCTTCTATCTCCATAGGCTTGTAAAGCTCAAGCTCGGTTCTTACTATCTCATCTGCGCCATCTACTATATCATCTTTTAAATTTGCTAAATTTGCTTTTTCGTCATCTTTGTTTTTGTGAGTCGTAAGTTTGTCGTGGTGACGGCGAAGTACCTTGCTAGCACGATCCACTGCTAGATCCACTGCTGCGTATAAGTCTTTATCTTTTTGTCTGATGACAATCGTGTCTTTGTGTGCTAAATTTATAGCGAAATCAACATCAAAGCCTTTTCTACCTTGTCTTTCATCGGCTGAGATTATAACCCTACCAGAAATAATGTCTAGATTATATTTTGCAAGTGTTTCAAATGCTGCATCAACGTAGTTTTTGATAGCATCTGTAAGTTCGAATTGTTTTCCTACAATACTTGTATTCATCGTATGCTCCTTTGCATTATTGTATAGTAATTATACCATAAAATCAGGGCTTTTGCGTGGTTATACGAACGTATCTGATATTTTGATCTTTTATAATATTTGGATTGCTCTCTACTATGGTTGTTAAGATTACGGCTCTGATTTTATTGTCTTGGCTTAGATCTGTAGCTTCAGAATTATATGAGCTTTTTGTTGTACCGATGTAGTTTATATTTACCGTTGCTATTAAATAAGGATTTTGCTCATTTGGATAGGACATAGTTATTTCTCTTAAAAAATTTTGAGAAAAATCATGTTTTTGAATAGCTAAAATAGCATACTCAGAAGCACTCATAGCTAAAGCTTCTGCTTGTTCGCTTAGATACTGCTCTGTTGTCTGTTTTACGCTTGTGTTTGAAAGTGTAAAAGATAGCATACCTATAGTTATGATGACTACTATAAAAACTATCGCCATTATAAGACTAAAGCCGCGTTTCATATTATAGCCTTTACTTTGCATACTTCAAGATGTTGGTCATTTTCTTTTTTACCGACTTTTAAATTTGGATCTTTTATGCAAATTTTAAGTATAAGTCCATTGCTACCCACAAAGTTGTTTTCGCTGGCAAAATTCGTAAATCTTAGCGTAGTGACGTTTTTTGCTATGATATAACTATTATTTTTATTTGCTTTAGTAGATGGCGATGCGGCTGGTATCACGTCTAGTTTTAGGTTTTTATCGCTATCAATATAAATTCTATTTATCGTGTGTGAGAGATAGTATAGGTCTTCTAACTTATCTCCTTTATTTTTATTTTTTTTATCTATATCTATTATTATATTGTTGCCACTAAAATAAGCTTTATATACTTTATTTGTATTACCATTGTAGTAATTTTCGGACGCTTTATCTTCGCTTTGTTTAAATATCAGTGCTATAGGGTTTTCTTTTGATACTTCGTTTGATGTTATATTTTTTATGATGTCTTTTACTTTTTCTAAATTTTGTACATTGTCATCATCATCATATCCTAGGCTTAAATTTATTTCATTTCCTACTATCGTTGCTTTGTTTATTACGCCACTCCAGCCGATTTTATTTACTTCGCCAAGGCGTCTAGATTCGTAGCTTTGCATATACCACGCTATGCCACAATCTTCTTTGCAATCAGTTATGTCTTTATACTCATTTTTATTTTTTTCATAGCCGACTAAAGTCTGTTTTATGCGGTATTGTAGTCTTTTTGAAATTTGGGTTATGGCTAGTTCGGTTTGAGCTTCTAGTTTTGTTATGCTTCTAGTTTGTATATAGTTTTGATATACGGTGCTGATTATTTCAGTACCTATAGAAGCAAGTATAGCTGTGATAGTTATGGCTATGACTAGTTCTATTAACGTAAATGCTTTTTTCATGGATTACTCGATTGTTATTTGTCCGGCTTTTGGTTCGCCTATATTAAAACTGTAGCCAGTTAAAACTATTTTTTGATCTTCGCCTTTTATATCTTTATAAGTCGTTTCTACTTTAATCATTTTTGTATCACTTGATGTTTTGTAGTTATTTTTAAAAGGATAACAATTGCATTTTCTATCAAATTCTGGATCTTCTACGTAATTTTTTGTTATTGTATATTCTAAATTTAATATATTTTTATCGGTTGATGCACCTTTTTCTATTTTGATTTCACCTTGTGATTTTTTGTCTTCATCAGACATAGTTTTTGTGTTATAAATTTTTCGTTTGTTCTCTATTTTATCTAAGCCGATTCTGGTTATCTCTTCTGTATCGGTTTGGAATTCTTTTGACATTTCATTTGTTAAAATAGTTTTTGTCGCCAAAACAGCTTCTTGTAAAAGTGCTTGAGAGTTGCTTTGAGATGTTGATAAAACGATGGAGGGCACGACAGAAACCGCGATAGCTATGATGACTATCGCGAGTATAAGTTCTAATATGGAAAAGGCTTTTTTCATAATGAAAAATGGCTGAAAACCACTATTAATCTTTTTTGATAAAGCTGCTTATTTTTTCAGCTTGGCTGTATTTTGGATAATTAACAGGGTCTAAAATGACTTGAGAAAGAGTCATATTTGTCATATTACAAACTATAGGCGCTATAAAATTTACGCTAGATTCTTCTATAGGACTGCTGATGACTAGCATATTATAAACTTTAAGTTCGCTTTTATCGTTTATTTGCATTAATTCTTGGTAGTATGTCGGGATTTCAAATTCATACTCTCTTAATGCGTAAGGGTTTATCATCGTAAATGAAGTGTCGCTATCTAGGCTTTGCATTTTAACGAAAAAATCATCTATCTGAGTTATCTCCACGCTTTTTATATCCTCAAATCCAAGTATCGGACTTTTGATTGTAAATTTCATAACATACTCCTTTTTGATTTAAAGTTTGTGTATTTTACCATTTTTTAATGTAAATTCAAATATTTTCGGCAAAATTATTAATTAAATTCATTATAAATGGGTGTATTTATGATAAATTTATAATTTTAACGTGCATATATGGCTCATTTAACATTATATTCACAAAAAATTTGTAAAATCACGACATAAAAAATACAATAAAATACAATAAATTTAAGAGAGTTTCAATGAAAAAATGGGCAATTTTAGCAGTTATTTTAGTGGTCGTAGGAGCAATATTTTATTATAATAACTCTAACAAACCACAAGACGAATACCTAACTACTAAAGTTAGAAAAGGCGATTTGGTTCAAAGTATAGAGGCCGTTGGAGAAGTATTTGCTTCAAATTTAGTTGATGTCGGTGCTCAAGTTGGTGGTCAGATCAAGCAATTGTATGTAAAAGTAGGTGATAGGGTAAAAGTAGGCGATAGGATCGCTCAAATCGACTCGGTTCGCCAAAAAAATAGTTTAGATCAGCAGTTGGCTGCCCTTGAGATACTAAAAGCAAAACTGAACTCAGCCAAGATCTCTTCAGACGTCGCTAAAGTCCAATACAACAGAGAGTTAAAGCTTTTTGAAGCAAATGCGACTTCTAGTGAGAGTTTGGAAAACTCCAGAAGCGATCTGAGCTTGAAAAATGCAAATTTAAAAGAATTAGAAGCTCAGATAAAACAGACTCAGATAGAAATAGATACTGCTAAGACGAATTTAAATTATACCGACATCAGATCTCCTCTTGATGGCGTCGTAGTTTCCGTGCCAGTAGAAGTTGGTCAAACCATAAATGTAAATCAAACTACGCCGACTATCGTAAATATCGCAGATCTATCTAAAATGGAGATTAAAATGCAGATCAGCGAAGGCGACGTAACGAAAATAAAAGTCGGAGATAGAGTCGAATACTCAATACTTTCTGATATAAATACGAAATATAATGGAATTTTAAGTTCTATAGATCCGGGACTTACTACGCTAAGTGATGGCAAATACAATACTACTAGTAGTTCAAGCAGTAGCTCTACTAGCAGCAGTTCAGCAGTGTATTATTACGCTAAACTTCAAGTAGATAATAACGAAGAGATCTTACGTATCGGAATGACTACGCAAAGCACTATCATCGTAAAAGAGATAAAAGACACGCTTTTGCTTCCTACATTTGCTATAAAAAGCGATAAAGAAGGGAACTACGTTATAGTAAAAGATGGTGAAAATATCAGAAAAGCAAGAGTTAAAACTGGTATAAGCAGTAGTATAGATATACAAATTTTAAGCGGTGTAAATGAGGGCGATGAGGTTATCACTTCTCAAATAAGCCAAAACGATCTAAAAGATCGTATAAATTCGTCTAGAGCAAAGATGAGAATATGATAAAACTCCAAAACATAAAAAAGAAATTTATCACCGGTGGCGTAGAAACTGAGGTTTTAAAAGGGATAAATTTGTCTATTAATAGGGGTGAGTTCGTAGCTATCATAGGTCAATCAGGTAGCGGAAAATCCACTCTTATGAATATACTTGGGTGCCTTGATACTCCAAGTAGTGGAAAATATCTGCTTGAGGATCAAGATATAAGTAAATTTGATAGGGACGCGCTATCAAATTTAAGGCTAAAGACGTTTGGTTTTATATTTCAGCGTTATAATCTTCTAAACTCAAACGATGTAAAAAACAATGTCGCGCTTCCTGGTGTTTATGCTGGTGTGGGTAAAAAAGATAGGTTAAATTTTGCAAAAGAGCTTCTTTCAAAACTTGGCTTAGAGAGTAAATTTGATACATACCCAAATCAGCTAAGCGGTGGGCAGCAACAAAGAGTCAGTATAGCAAGAGCTCTTATGAATGGCGGAGATATCTTGCTTTGTGATGAGCCAACTGGAGCTCTTGATAGCACAAGTGGCGTAATGGTTATGGAGATCTTAAAGGATCTGCATAAGAGCGGACATACTATCATAGTAGTAACTCACGATAAAGATATAGCGTCTTGGGCTGATAGGATCATAGAGATAAAAGACGGCAATATTTTGAGCGACAACAAAAAGCAAAATAATATATATGAATTTAAAAAAGTTTCAGAAGGTATAAAAAAAGGGTTTAAAGCTTCGTTAGATAGGTTTTTAGAGAGTTTTAGTATGTCTGTTGGTGCTATAAAAGCACATAAACTTAGATCTTTTCTTACTATGCTTGGTATCATTATCGGTATAGCTTCTGTTGTTTGCGTGGTTGCTTTAGCAAAAGGATCTCAAGAAAAGATTCTAAACGAGATAAATAAAGTCGGCACTAGTACTATTATGCTAAATCCTGGAAAAGCACCAGGCGATCCAAATAGAAATAAAATAAAAAAATTTACGCTTGATGATGCGGAGTTACTTTCCAAACTTGAGTTTGTGGATTACGCTACTCCTACTGTTTCACAATCAGGCTTACTTGTGTATGCAAATCAAAATGCAAACGCAAATTTAAGAGCTGGAAGTGAAAATTATCTAAAGATCACCGGTGTAAAGGTCGTTTTGGGTAGAGATTTTAGTAGTGATGATATAAAAAACTCAGAGTCGGTGATCATCATAGATACCGATGTAAAGTCTTCGTTTTTTGGTCAAAATGATCCCATAGGTAAAACTATACTTTTTAATAAAAAACCTTTTAAAATCATCGGTGTAGCAAAAAAAGACGAAGGGGCTTTTGGTAGTGAGAATTTGACAGTTTATATGCCTTATAGCACGGCGGTCAATAAAATAACAGGCGATAGAAACCTAAGATCCATAACGGTTAAACTCAAAAGCAATGTAAATGCTCAGCTTGCCGAAAGCACCATAAAAGAAGTGATGAGCGTAAAACGCGGAGATAGCGATTTTTACACAAGGAATTCAGATACAATAATGCAAACCATAAAAAGCACTACAGATGCGATGAGCTTGCTGATATCTGGTATAGCTCTCATCTCGCTTATGGTCGGCGGAATAGGCGTTATGAATATCATGCTAGTTAGTGTTTTTGAGAGAACCAAAGAGATAGGCATCAGAATGGCCATAGGTGCAAAAAGTAAAGATATAATGATACAATTTCTTATAGAAGCTATACTTCTTTGTGCTATAGGCGGTGCTATAGGCGTGGGACTTGCCTATCTTATAGGATATCTTTTCAATATGTTCGGTGCTAGTTTCAAGATGATATTTAGCACAACTTCAATATTTATAGCTTTGGGGGTTTCTAGCCTTATTGGTATAATATTTGGCTATATGCCAGCACGTAATGCAGCTAAGCTCAATCCAATAGATGCATTATCAAGGGAGTAAATTTGAAAAATATAATATACATTTTTATAGGACTTTTGTTTGTCGGTTGTGCTTCAAAAAACATAGATTATAAAGTCAAAGAAGTGAGTTTTTATACTCCGACTTGGTATCTGGATTTTAATCAAACAGTGCTAAATAGACTGATAGATACTGCTTTAAAAAATAATGAAGATATAAATATCGCAGTTCTTAGTTTAAGACAAGCTATGCTAAAAGCAGGTGTTGCTAAAGCTGATTTTTTTCCAACTCCTAGCGCAAATGCAAAAGCAAGCACGTCAAGAGATATAAGCAAAGATAACGACTGGAAAAATGGTTTTTCGAGCGATTTTTCGCTTAGTTATGAGCTAGATATCTACGGCAAGATCTTTGACAATTTTGAGAGTTTAAGCTGGGATGCGGCTAGTAGTAATCTAAATTTAGCAAATTTAAAGCTGACTATCATAAATTCTATCACCGATACGTATTTTAATATACTTTACATAAACGACGCTATAAGAAATCTTAAGCAAAATTTGGTAAATTTAAATGAGCTAGATAGACTTGTCATCACGAAATACGAACTCGGTAAAGAGGAAATTTTGAGCGTTAGGCAGAGTAAACAAAATCTTTTAGATCTACAAAATAGCCTTCTAACTCAGCAAAAGAATTTGCAAACAAGCTATGAAGTCCTAAAGAATTTAACTAGAAGCGATATAAGCTTAGATGATCTTAGTTTAAGTGGTGTAGAGTTAAGAGATATAAGTCTTGATATCAAATTTGACACTTTGAAAAATCGTCCAGATATAAATGAAGCGATATCGTCTTTAAACGCCGGTTTTTACTCATACAAAGTTGCTCAAAAAGATCTATATCCTAGTATAAATATAGGAGCTAGCTTAAGCGATAGCGATGATAAATTTAGCGATAGTTTTGGATTTAATATAATAGGTGGAAATTTAAGTATAAAGCTACCATTTTTAGACTATGCAAGACTTAGTAAGCAAGTAAAAATCTCTGAAGCCGAGTTTGAAAAGCGAGTTTTGACTTATGAAAAAACGTTATCAAATGCGACAAATGAAGTCATAAAATACAAACTATACTATGATATCGACAAACAAAGCTATGAGAATTTGCTTTCTATAGTAGAGCAAAGAGTGATGATAGTAGGTATCTATGAGTCAAAATACGCGCTTGGAAAAGCTCAGTTAAAAGATCTTTTAGAAGCTAAAAATTTACTTATAAGTGCACAAAAATCACTGTTAAATCAAAAATATAGATTATTAAACGACGAGATAGGTTACTACAAAGCCATAGCGTGGTGATAAATGAAAGCAAAAACACAAATTCTAGCATTTGTTATGTTTTGTGTTTTTGCTTTTTTATGTAATGTCTGTTATGAATTTTTTAAATTCAGACAATTTACGCAAAAATCACATCAATTTTTAAACGTTAAAGTAGAGCAAAGCTATACAAAAGAGGGTAAAAATGCTAAGACGTATAATGTTTTAAGATTAAACGCTGGAGAGTTTAGCTTTTACACTACTTTAAAAGGTAGTCAGATAGATATCGCAGATAAAAAGTATCTAAAAGTCGGCGTTCTAACTAAGAATTTGGATTTTGTAAATTACATAAAGCATACGTTTTATCTTCCAAATTTCAAAATCGCGCCTATAGATAAAGAGCCGAATTTAAAAGATAAATTAGTAGATTTTATAGCGTATCAGCACGAAATTCCAAAGCTAAAAGAGCTTTATTCTGCTCTATTTTTTGCAACTGCTATAAGTAAAGAGCTTAGGACAAATGTCACTAACTGGGGTGTGGCTCATATCATCTCTATTAGTGGATTTCATTTGGGATTACTTT carries:
- a CDS encoding thioesterase; translation: MAENENIYENNKPDENVMLDATNPFDASLKIYQNINNAFCGRIVDLKKNYAKTSIKLSGDMRYDDDGLAHSSFIFLAADYAAQAAVNLPYLVTIGSKVSFFAPAKIGDTIELEANAFFEESKKREVKVIGKIKEIKIFEGNFQIVVLEDHILKLQKQALETQATKRESKND
- a CDS encoding DegT/DnrJ/EryC1/StrS family aminotransferase, yielding MKEIPFFRPYTDEREYELVKESIDKNANYMVTNLENKIKSYFGVKHAITTNNGTAANHLALCAMDLKRGDKIICSVNAFPSIAQVIRHFDAEPIFVDINEDDFNINPEQLKKVLIEQKHKKLKAAFITHVAGQPADMDAIYALAKEHNIKIIDDASRAMGATYNSKLLGTMNGSYMSCFQVNPQIQNALASTGIILTNNDEMAKRAKLIRSHAIVNDSFDKDGNLGYVYDVIDVGQKYDLNSICAAFSMAQFEKLETLIKKRKEIAAIYTKELEGCPHVTTPILKRDSVFTQYIIKIDKNRDGFARELRDAGINIGLHYIPLHLLSYYKNKYNLRVNDFPVALKVYQQVLSLPIYAALEESEIKYICDTIKSVAKTRV
- a CDS encoding MBL fold metallo-hydrolase, with the translated sequence MQIHSRAFGDFATNCYIVENNGKEVIIDPGVGAYEYVVKICKNPVAILNTHCHFDHIHDDLVLKNKFNIPIYVPKDDAFLCKTDPFGVVKDKFTPDFLVDHDETINLADLEFKFLHFPGHTPGCSMIEVDDVMFSGDFIFKGSIGRCDFPFSNPEDMKKSLIKALKLKNYTIYPGHGFATSLDEERQNLSKFLNHF
- the cmoB gene encoding tRNA 5-methoxyuridine(34)/uridine 5-oxyacetic acid(34) synthase CmoB, which translates into the protein MNLINERNAQLFARINALQKTNSQVKFSDKIEINLDDFSSEILNLALDLKPWRKGPFQINDLFIDSEWQSFIKFNLLKPYLNLKDKIVADVGCNNGYYMFRMLDFYPKSITGFDPSVLCFLQFSFINHFVKSNINYELLGVQDLPSYKTKFDTIFCLGVIYHRSDPIKMLKELRTSLNLGGEVFLDTMFIERDDEFVLSPKNRYSKITNIYFVPSIKALQNWCERAKFNNFEILAIKDTDLNEQRKTMWIEGESLNNFLDPNDPSLTIEGYPAPKRVYVRLT
- a CDS encoding NAD+ synthase, translating into MDLKSLENKLLNFLTNYLETSYAKGFTIGVSGGLDSAIVATLCSKIAPTYAILLPTKNSNKVNINDALNLCKTLGIKYEIIDIEPIIQSFLSAIKDADKLRIGNLAARVRMSILYDHSAKFRTLVVGTSNKSERMLGYGTIYGDTACALNPIGEIYKSDLFLFAKYLGIDKNIIDKAPSADLWEGQKDEDEIGYTYEQLDIILKEIERGKTKKELEESFDKNLVNTVYDRIEKNKFKLNLPLIANIQ
- a CDS encoding aminoacyl-histidine dipeptidase; the encoded protein is MKVIEYFKEICKIPHCSYETDELRVYLADFASKNGFKVDIDKFGNIHAIKGHPKVCLQAHYDMVCVGLAPKIELINEGGFLSAKNSSLGSDNGIGVAIIMDAMSEFCDLEVLITNNEEVGLLGANGFSGSLVSKFMLNLDSEDENGVFIGCASGVSIFASLNLKRTSCEKNLYEISVSGLPGGHSGIEIIKNIPNAIKVLNEFLLKNGCELVSFDGGERNNSIPVSARAIVVSDHALMSDEICKVKDLGKQKVKVMQSSEVLDFINAFSQGIRSYDEELKIVNESINLSIIKTGEDILEIEFFARAMSDDGLERIKSQMQSLANLAKFKLRYAEQTSAWKPKITDFAKVVLQSMQKFNKNAKFEAVHAGLECGVLLNKSGNKIDACSIGPNIFSPHSINEKCEIRSVNLISKVVREILKSV